Proteins encoded by one window of Porphyrobacter sp. YT40:
- a CDS encoding PAS domain-containing protein produces the protein MADQRVLDIIDAGRLLYAASPSPILIYAPDLTLLYANAAYERMIGRNADDLIGRHMFDAFPPGPGGDDTNAVGIIEDTVARMEQSDDPVIVPELQHDLPNEDGEFEDRFWSVVQWPIRQNGKLVAIMQRSEDITVQIRQRRLMETVRQSAEAVSGMSFFSYDPATDRFTRGGEIDAMFGFEPDEAGPLAAPFFARILPEDLPAVHQEVDRAFAGGAGTSASYDYRVAIPDDPRLRFIRVRAGVERDPKDGILKLFGAFVDLTDLEHSRQQLRELSERNAALVVESNHRIKNSLAIASAMLSYPMQASDDPVVRQTLAAASTRIMAIADVHGELFGDSGVEWVDAGRLLERFARSFARTVDQDGSTCRIAITTQRVMLPSRYAVTMALMVNELLTNAVKYGLSEGGGCDVKVDLSAADGMAHLAVENAVADGRFAQIVSEGVGTDLVQAFAAQLRGAVETREADGMFMVAFAFPIPDEEEPAREVDPRTAL, from the coding sequence ATGGCCGATCAGCGCGTTCTCGACATTATCGACGCAGGTCGCCTGCTTTACGCTGCGAGCCCCTCGCCGATCCTGATCTACGCACCCGATCTGACGTTGCTCTATGCCAATGCGGCCTATGAGCGGATGATTGGACGAAATGCCGACGATCTCATCGGTCGCCACATGTTCGATGCCTTCCCGCCGGGCCCGGGCGGCGACGACACCAACGCTGTGGGGATCATCGAGGATACGGTCGCGCGGATGGAGCAGTCCGACGATCCGGTGATCGTCCCCGAATTGCAGCACGATCTGCCCAACGAGGACGGCGAGTTCGAGGATCGGTTCTGGTCGGTGGTGCAATGGCCGATCCGGCAGAATGGCAAGCTGGTCGCGATCATGCAGCGGTCGGAGGACATTACCGTCCAGATCCGCCAACGCCGGTTGATGGAGACTGTCCGGCAATCGGCCGAGGCGGTTTCGGGGATGTCGTTCTTTTCCTACGACCCCGCAACCGACCGTTTCACGCGCGGCGGAGAGATCGACGCAATGTTCGGCTTCGAACCGGACGAGGCCGGGCCGCTCGCCGCGCCGTTCTTCGCCCGGATCCTGCCGGAAGATCTGCCCGCCGTGCATCAGGAGGTCGATCGCGCCTTCGCGGGCGGGGCAGGCACCAGCGCTTCCTACGATTACCGTGTGGCGATCCCCGACGATCCGCGCCTGCGCTTCATCCGGGTGCGCGCCGGGGTGGAGCGTGATCCCAAGGACGGCATCCTCAAGCTGTTCGGCGCCTTTGTCGATCTGACCGATCTCGAACATTCGCGCCAGCAATTGCGCGAATTGTCCGAGCGCAACGCCGCGCTGGTGGTGGAAAGCAACCACCGCATCAAGAACTCGCTGGCGATTGCCTCGGCGATGCTGTCCTACCCGATGCAGGCGAGCGATGATCCGGTCGTCCGGCAAACGCTGGCGGCGGCCTCGACCCGGATCATGGCGATTGCCGACGTGCATGGCGAACTGTTCGGCGACAGCGGGGTCGAATGGGTCGACGCGGGCCGCCTGCTGGAACGCTTTGCCCGCAGTTTTGCGCGCACCGTCGATCAGGATGGATCGACTTGTCGGATCGCGATCACCACGCAAAGGGTGATGCTGCCGTCGCGCTATGCGGTCACGATGGCGCTGATGGTCAACGAATTGCTGACCAACGCGGTCAAGTACGGCCTGTCGGAAGGCGGCGGCTGCGATGTGAAGGTCGATCTCTCCGCCGCCGACGGCATGGCCCATCTCGCGGTTGAGAATGCAGTGGCAGATGGCAGGTTCGCGCAGATCGTCTCCGAAGGGGTTGGCACCGATCTGGTGCAGGCCTTCGCCGCCCAGCTGCGCGGTGCTGTCGAAACGCGCGAGGCCGACGGGATGTTCATGGTCGCCTTCGCATTCCCCATTCCCGATGAGGAAGAACCCGCACGCGAGGTCGATCCGCGCACCGCACTTTAA
- a CDS encoding DUF1328 domain-containing protein, with protein MFNWAIAFLIIAVVAALLGFGGVAGAATNIAFIVAIVALVLAVFGFMRRRA; from the coding sequence ATGTTTAACTGGGCAATCGCATTTCTGATCATCGCCGTCGTTGCCGCCCTTCTCGGGTTTGGCGGCGTGGCCGGCGCAGCCACCAACATCGCCTTCATCGTCGCCATCGTGGCGCTGGTGCTGGCCGTGTTCGGCTTCATGCGTCGTCGCGCATAA
- a CDS encoding Crp/Fnr family transcriptional regulator gives MPQHPLTGSFLAGRLRHEMTRDDLDHLEAMAGDCLVLGDREILARRGKELTRACLLREGLMFRTIARGERRSIVGLCVPGDFVDLQGFALRRLDHDIVAVGNVELVEVDHAAIGQAFETRPALARALWFASLLDAAVHRRWIQMLEQHDAPRRIAHIYCELHTRLAFTGRAEDGVVRAPFTQFDLADMCGVSAVHANRAVAKLREMELAEIRRGTLYASDWANLKHYAQFDPAYLFGADTM, from the coding sequence ATGCCGCAGCATCCGCTGACCGGCAGCTTTCTGGCGGGACGATTGCGGCATGAGATGACGCGCGACGATCTCGATCACCTCGAGGCGATGGCGGGTGACTGCTTGGTTCTCGGAGATCGCGAGATTCTGGCGCGTCGCGGCAAGGAGCTGACCCGCGCATGCCTGCTGCGTGAGGGGCTGATGTTCCGCACCATCGCGCGCGGCGAGCGGCGCTCGATCGTCGGCCTTTGCGTTCCGGGCGATTTCGTCGACCTGCAAGGCTTCGCGCTGCGGCGGCTGGATCACGACATCGTCGCGGTCGGCAATGTCGAGCTGGTCGAAGTCGATCATGCCGCAATCGGACAGGCGTTCGAAACCCGTCCCGCCTTGGCGCGGGCGCTGTGGTTTGCCTCGCTGCTCGACGCTGCGGTCCACCGCCGCTGGATCCAGATGCTCGAACAGCACGATGCCCCGCGCCGGATCGCGCATATCTATTGCGAGCTTCATACCCGTCTGGCGTTCACCGGGCGCGCGGAGGATGGCGTGGTGCGCGCGCCCTTCACCCAGTTCGATCTGGCCGACATGTGCGGCGTCAGCGCGGTTCACGCCAATCGCGCGGTGGCCAAGCTGCGCGAGATGGAGCTGGCCGAAATCCGCCGCGGGACGCTCTATGCCAGCGATTGGGCCAATCTGAAGCACTATGCGCAGTTCGATCCAGCCTATCTGTTTGGTGCCGACACGATGTGA
- a CDS encoding Crp/Fnr family transcriptional regulator, protein MQSNDIAAELAAYPRTGRFLMGRLRHDMSADEKALLESLVEETVTLTRPTRILEKGKVYNKSTMLIDGFVLRTLDGPLQRYGVSFHVPGDFVDLHCFALRRLDHNIDTIGTVTLGLVPHERIAFVMREHPHLARLFWFSTLLDAAMHREWVMKLEQLTTARRIAHIFAEIWRRLEMVGLGDARGFATPLTQAALAELSGASTVHVNRAMGELRDAGIAEMRGGRVDIGDRARLEEFGRFEPDYLYGEGALSLRRDICA, encoded by the coding sequence ATGCAGTCCAACGACATCGCAGCCGAGCTCGCCGCCTATCCCCGGACCGGGCGGTTCCTGATGGGCCGCCTGCGTCACGACATGTCGGCGGACGAAAAGGCGCTGCTCGAAAGTCTGGTCGAAGAGACTGTTACCCTCACCCGCCCGACCCGCATTCTCGAAAAGGGCAAGGTCTACAACAAATCCACCATGCTGATCGACGGCTTCGTGCTGCGCACGCTCGATGGGCCGTTGCAGCGCTACGGCGTGAGTTTTCACGTTCCCGGCGATTTCGTCGACCTGCACTGCTTCGCGCTGCGCCGGCTGGATCACAACATCGACACGATCGGCACGGTGACGCTGGGCTTGGTGCCGCACGAGCGGATCGCCTTCGTGATGAGGGAGCATCCCCACCTGGCCCGGCTGTTCTGGTTTTCCACGCTGCTCGATGCAGCGATGCACCGCGAATGGGTGATGAAGCTGGAACAGCTCACCACCGCGCGGCGGATCGCGCATATCTTTGCCGAAATCTGGCGGCGGCTCGAAATGGTCGGTTTGGGCGACGCGCGCGGATTTGCCACGCCGCTGACCCAAGCGGCGCTGGCCGAGCTGTCCGGTGCGAGCACTGTTCACGTCAACCGCGCGATGGGCGAGCTGCGCGATGCCGGGATCGCCGAAATGCGCGGTGGCCGCGTCGATATCGGCGACCGGGCACGGCTCGAGGAATTCGGCCGGTTCGAGCCCGATTACCTCTATGGCGAGGGCGCGCTCAGCCTGCGCCGCGACATTTGCGCCTGA
- a CDS encoding response regulator, with amino-acid sequence MEHAPARPQRILVVEDHLILAMQTASVLTSMGCHVVGPITSLSDAIAVVGLHPVDAAVLDFDIGGEPVIPLARLLDESGTPYIICTGTPDQARGALGLPPERIMEKPVFRPRLEERLRTLLDS; translated from the coding sequence ATGGAACACGCCCCTGCACGCCCACAGCGCATTCTGGTTGTCGAGGATCACCTGATCCTCGCGATGCAGACCGCAAGCGTCCTGACCAGCATGGGCTGTCATGTGGTCGGCCCGATCACGTCGCTTAGCGATGCGATCGCCGTCGTCGGGCTGCACCCGGTCGATGCCGCCGTGCTCGATTTCGATATCGGGGGCGAACCGGTGATCCCGCTCGCGCGGTTGCTGGATGAAAGCGGCACGCCTTACATCATCTGCACCGGCACGCCCGACCAAGCGCGCGGGGCGCTCGGCCTGCCGCCGGAACGCATCATGGAAAAGCCGGTCTTCCGCCCCCGTCTCGAAGAGCGTCTCCGCACGCTGCTCGACTCCTGA
- a CDS encoding mechanosensitive ion channel domain-containing protein: MHALAALALLIAASLAPAPATAQLIPESTSEEAAADPEPVIDAADPAPTDSAIAERLNGIFAEIEPLAGIVVEVRSGVVTLSGTVATNADIDRAERIAARVAGVVTVQNGLERDLAVAGKIDPLTTQLSDRFDTISASLPLLGLAFALVAGFWILGGLLARFTGLWRAITPNAFLAELVATGVRVVFVIIGLILALDLLEATALLGAFLGSAGVIGLAVGFAIRDTVDNYVSSIMLSIRQPFRANDHVVIGEFEGHVIRLTSRATILMTLDGNHLRVPNATVFKSEILNYTTNPQRRFSFVLGVDAEDDPAAAIATGLARLNELPFVLEDPAATAFIEEVGDSNIVIRFLAWIDQTQTAFQKARTSAIAATMQVLEAEGFGLPEPIYRLRFDGATPLTIAPGSQEPDSGEATASLKAKAKPRTSGEHIDTSADSHIARKVAEERAQASGSEADILDAGRPLE, from the coding sequence TTGCACGCTCTCGCCGCGCTTGCGTTGCTGATCGCAGCCAGCCTCGCCCCTGCACCCGCGACCGCCCAGCTCATCCCGGAAAGCACCTCCGAAGAGGCCGCTGCCGATCCCGAACCGGTGATCGACGCCGCCGATCCCGCCCCCACCGATTCCGCCATTGCCGAGCGGCTCAATGGCATCTTTGCTGAAATCGAACCGCTTGCGGGCATCGTGGTCGAAGTCAGATCGGGCGTAGTCACGCTCAGCGGGACAGTGGCGACTAATGCCGATATCGACCGCGCCGAACGTATCGCCGCGCGGGTCGCCGGGGTGGTCACGGTTCAGAACGGACTGGAGCGCGATCTCGCCGTCGCGGGCAAGATCGACCCGCTTACCACACAGTTGTCCGACCGGTTCGACACCATCAGCGCCAGCCTGCCCCTGTTGGGTCTGGCATTTGCGCTGGTGGCGGGGTTCTGGATTCTCGGCGGCCTTCTGGCGCGGTTCACGGGCCTGTGGCGCGCGATCACGCCCAATGCCTTCCTCGCCGAACTGGTCGCGACCGGGGTGCGCGTGGTGTTCGTCATCATCGGGCTGATCCTTGCGCTCGACCTGCTCGAGGCGACCGCCTTGCTCGGGGCTTTCCTCGGCAGCGCCGGGGTGATCGGCCTCGCCGTCGGCTTTGCGATCCGCGACACGGTCGACAATTACGTGTCCAGCATCATGCTTTCGATCCGGCAGCCCTTTCGCGCCAATGACCATGTCGTGATCGGCGAATTCGAGGGGCACGTCATCCGGCTTACCTCGCGCGCCACGATCCTGATGACACTCGACGGCAACCATCTGCGGGTGCCCAATGCCACCGTGTTCAAGTCGGAGATTCTCAACTACACGACCAACCCGCAGCGGCGCTTTTCCTTCGTGCTCGGGGTCGATGCCGAGGATGACCCCGCCGCCGCCATCGCCACCGGCCTCGCGCGGCTCAACGAATTGCCCTTCGTGCTGGAGGACCCGGCGGCCACCGCGTTCATCGAGGAGGTCGGCGATTCCAATATCGTGATCCGGTTCCTGGCATGGATCGACCAGACGCAGACCGCTTTCCAGAAGGCGCGCACCAGCGCGATCGCGGCGACCATGCAGGTGCTCGAAGCCGAGGGCTTCGGTCTGCCGGAACCGATTTACCGGCTGCGCTTCGATGGTGCGACACCGCTCACGATCGCGCCGGGCAGCCAAGAGCCGGATAGCGGAGAGGCCACCGCCAGCTTGAAGGCTAAGGCGAAACCGCGCACGTCCGGCGAGCACATCGACACCAGCGCCGACAGCCATATCGCCCGCAAGGTCGCCGAGGAGCGGGCGCAGGCCAGCGGGAGCGAGGCTGATATCCTCGATGCGGGCCGACCGCTCGAATAA
- a CDS encoding Na+/H+ antiporter subunit G codes for MSDAPFLVELLVSALIVLGASFALIGSWGMVRLPSLMERLHGPTKATTLGLGAMLVASVAWFQLAEGVWTTHEILVSVFLFVTAPISANMIAKVHLHRLRTGEPDELHGPAGTPDAPPTGANWATYEAPHEGTPGDFVGD; via the coding sequence ATGAGCGACGCCCCCTTCCTCGTCGAACTGCTGGTGAGCGCGCTGATCGTGCTGGGGGCCAGCTTTGCGCTGATCGGCAGCTGGGGGATGGTGCGCCTGCCTTCGCTGATGGAGCGGCTGCACGGCCCGACCAAGGCGACCACGCTGGGGCTGGGCGCGATGCTGGTGGCATCGGTGGCGTGGTTCCAGCTGGCCGAAGGGGTGTGGACCACGCACGAGATCCTCGTCTCGGTGTTCCTGTTCGTCACTGCGCCGATCAGCGCGAACATGATCGCGAAGGTTCACCTGCACCGCTTGCGAACCGGCGAGCCCGACGAGTTGCACGGCCCTGCCGGTACGCCCGATGCGCCGCCGACGGGCGCCAACTGGGCAACCTACGAAGCCCCGCACGAAGGCACGCCGGGCGACTTCGTCGGCGACTGA
- a CDS encoding K+/H+ antiporter subunit F: MIAGALAFGLAALGVALAMNLWRLFKGPGVADRILALDTMVINVIGLIVLGGIARGSGTTFEAALLLAMVGFVGTVSYAKFLLRGDIIE, from the coding sequence ATGATCGCCGGAGCACTCGCCTTCGGCCTCGCGGCGCTCGGCGTCGCGCTGGCGATGAACCTGTGGCGCCTGTTCAAGGGGCCGGGCGTGGCCGACCGCATCCTCGCGCTCGATACGATGGTGATCAACGTCATCGGACTGATCGTGCTCGGCGGTATAGCGCGCGGCAGCGGCACCACGTTCGAGGCCGCGCTGCTGCTGGCGATGGTGGGTTTTGTGGGCACGGTGTCCTACGCCAAGTTCCTGCTGCGGGGGGACATCATCGAATGA
- a CDS encoding Na+/H+ antiporter subunit E, with product MSRLFPHPGLSALLIAMWVVMVNDVSFGTLFLALVFGIVVPIFTAPWWPGRPHVRFLPGLAYCGLVVWDIVIANFEVAAIILFKPNRKLCPAWLTIPLELDTPEAITVFAGTISLTPGTVSADVSACGKYLLVHALHAPDPAAEVAKIKARYEARLKEIYA from the coding sequence ATGAGCCGCCTGTTCCCCCACCCCGGCCTTTCCGCCCTGCTGATCGCGATGTGGGTGGTGATGGTCAACGACGTCAGCTTCGGCACGCTGTTTCTGGCGCTGGTGTTCGGCATCGTGGTGCCGATCTTCACCGCGCCCTGGTGGCCGGGCCGCCCGCACGTGCGCTTCCTCCCCGGCCTCGCCTATTGCGGCCTCGTGGTGTGGGACATCGTCATCGCCAATTTCGAGGTCGCCGCGATCATCCTGTTCAAGCCCAACCGCAAGCTCTGCCCCGCCTGGCTGACGATCCCGCTCGAACTCGACACGCCCGAGGCGATCACCGTGTTCGCCGGAACCATCAGCCTGACGCCGGGGACGGTCTCGGCGGATGTTTCGGCCTGCGGGAAATATCTGCTCGTCCATGCGCTCCACGCGCCCGATCCGGCGGCGGAGGTCGCCAAAATCAAGGCACGTTACGAGGCCCGGCTCAAGGAGATCTACGCATGA
- a CDS encoding monovalent cation/H+ antiporter subunit D, whose amino-acid sequence MTFADHLIILPVAIPALAAPAALLLMRRRWKLGVAIGFASCLALLVTALAVMAQVSGGTTLAYAVGAWPAPFGIVLVADRLAAMMLVLTSCLGLIALAHAVITRADRKGWHFHPLFQFQLMGLNGAFLTGDLFNLFVFFEVLLIASYGLMLHGQGAARLKAGVQYVVVNLVGSSVFLIALGMLYALTGTLNMADMGLRVAEVAAEDQGMLRVAALLLVSVFALKAAVVPLHLWLPRTYAVATPAVAALFAIMTKVGVYSIIRVVPQVFGESAGAAAWAGAPWLLPAAMLSACVGFAGVFVARSLSEQAAYAVVGSAGTLLIAVASWSAASLGAGLYYLAHSTLAAAALFLVADVAARRRGAFGDSASPGPAFADRSGVGLMFMIAAIATCGLPPLSGFIGKLLILRSVAALPDWGWAWSVILVTTFFGVVGFARVGSTVFWKVRADCETPPAPAIRRADLAAPVLALALLAALAAGAGWASAYADAAAAQVLDPAQSAAAVLTEAAP is encoded by the coding sequence GTGACCTTCGCCGATCATCTGATCATCCTTCCCGTCGCGATCCCGGCGCTCGCCGCGCCCGCTGCGCTGTTGCTGATGCGGCGGCGGTGGAAGCTGGGGGTAGCGATCGGCTTTGCCTCCTGCCTCGCCCTGCTGGTCACCGCGCTGGCGGTGATGGCGCAGGTTTCGGGCGGGACGACACTCGCCTATGCGGTTGGCGCGTGGCCCGCACCCTTCGGGATCGTGCTGGTGGCAGACCGGCTGGCGGCGATGATGCTGGTGCTCACGTCGTGCCTCGGCCTGATAGCGTTGGCCCATGCGGTGATTACCCGCGCGGATCGCAAGGGCTGGCATTTCCACCCGCTGTTCCAGTTCCAGCTGATGGGCCTCAACGGTGCCTTCCTGACCGGCGACCTGTTCAACCTCTTCGTGTTCTTCGAGGTGCTGCTGATCGCCTCCTACGGCTTGATGCTCCACGGACAGGGCGCGGCGCGGCTCAAGGCCGGAGTGCAGTATGTGGTGGTCAACCTCGTCGGCTCGTCGGTGTTCCTGATCGCGCTGGGGATGCTCTATGCGCTGACCGGCACGCTCAACATGGCCGACATGGGCCTGCGCGTGGCCGAGGTGGCCGCGGAAGATCAGGGGATGCTGCGCGTCGCCGCGCTGCTGCTGGTGAGCGTCTTCGCGCTCAAGGCTGCAGTGGTGCCGCTGCACCTGTGGCTGCCGCGCACCTACGCGGTCGCCACGCCGGCGGTGGCGGCACTGTTCGCGATCATGACCAAGGTCGGGGTCTATTCGATTATCCGGGTGGTGCCGCAGGTGTTCGGCGAAAGCGCCGGGGCCGCGGCCTGGGCGGGTGCGCCGTGGCTGCTCCCGGCCGCGATGCTGAGCGCCTGCGTCGGATTTGCCGGAGTGTTCGTGGCGCGCAGCCTGTCCGAACAGGCGGCCTACGCAGTGGTGGGATCGGCGGGGACGCTGCTGATCGCGGTGGCAAGCTGGAGCGCGGCGAGCCTTGGCGCGGGCCTCTATTACCTCGCCCACTCGACACTCGCGGCGGCGGCGCTGTTTCTGGTGGCAGATGTCGCGGCACGGCGGCGCGGGGCCTTTGGCGATAGCGCCAGCCCCGGCCCGGCCTTTGCCGATCGCAGCGGGGTCGGCCTCATGTTCATGATCGCGGCCATCGCCACCTGCGGCCTGCCGCCGCTGTCGGGCTTCATCGGCAAGCTCCTGATCCTGCGCTCGGTCGCGGCCCTGCCCGACTGGGGCTGGGCGTGGAGCGTCATTCTGGTGACGACCTTCTTCGGCGTGGTGGGCTTTGCGCGGGTCGGGAGCACGGTGTTCTGGAAGGTGCGCGCGGATTGCGAGACGCCCCCTGCCCCCGCGATCCGCCGCGCCGATCTCGCCGCACCTGTGCTGGCGCTCGCGCTGCTCGCCGCGCTCGCCGCCGGGGCCGGCTGGGCGAGCGCCTATGCCGATGCCGCCGCCGCGCAGGTGCTCGACCCGGCGCAGAGCGCAGCCGCCGTGCTGACGGAGGCCGCGCCATGA
- a CDS encoding Na+/H+ antiporter subunit C produces the protein MISYEFLVASAIGVLVAAGVYLALRARTFQVVLGLTLISYAVNLFLFANGRLVIGRPPIWDKAVSDYADPLPQALVLTAIVITFGMTAFVVILALRGFLESGSDHVDGDAVPCDPQDGMAGKSDALAPDGEGTQP, from the coding sequence ATGATCAGCTACGAATTCCTCGTTGCAAGCGCCATCGGCGTGCTGGTCGCGGCGGGCGTCTACCTCGCCTTGCGGGCGCGCACCTTTCAGGTGGTGCTGGGGCTGACGCTGATCTCCTACGCGGTAAATCTGTTCCTGTTCGCCAACGGGAGGCTGGTGATCGGCCGCCCGCCGATCTGGGACAAGGCCGTCAGCGACTATGCCGACCCCCTGCCACAGGCGCTGGTGCTGACCGCGATCGTGATCACCTTCGGCATGACCGCCTTCGTCGTCATCCTCGCCTTGCGCGGTTTCCTCGAAAGCGGCAGCGATCATGTCGATGGCGACGCCGTGCCCTGCGATCCGCAGGACGGGATGGCGGGCAAGAGCGATGCGCTCGCGCCGGATGGGGAGGGCACGCAGCCGTGA